In Setaria italica strain Yugu1 unplaced genomic scaffold, Setaria_italica_v2.0 scaffold_11, whole genome shotgun sequence, a single genomic region encodes these proteins:
- the LOC101763534 gene encoding protein TIC 62, chloroplastic: MDTVASLSPLRHGHPSSSSPASCNTSRPSPWLLKLKQRSLISSSNSLPARPRAWPPRASASASSAATPPPPQQQQKEKDLVFVAGATGRVGSRAVRELIKLGFRVRAAVRNAERASSLVQSVQQLKLDGNAAAAISPSEKLEIVECDLEKQPQDGIVEAIGNASLVVCSIGASEKEILDVTGPYRIDYMATTKLVQAATAAQVEHFVLVTSLGTNRIGFPAFLLNLFWGVLLWKRRAEEALIASGIPYTIIRPGGMERPTDTFKETHNLVVAMEDTYVGGLVSNLQVAELIGCMANNRRAAYCKVVEVIAETTAPLLPMEQLLAAIPSKREPPAEDETEKVKSIANG; this comes from the exons ATGGACACCGTCGCCTCCCTGTCGCCTCTGCGCCACGGCCACCCATCTTCTTCGTCGCCGGCGTCATGCAATACCAGTCGCCCTAGTCCGTGGCTGCTCAAGCTCAAGCAGAGGAGCTTGATCAGTAGCAGTAACTCACTACCAGCCCGGCCAAGGGCATGGCCGCCTCGTGCTTCTGCTTCCGCTTCTAgtgccgcgacgccgccgccgccgcagcagcagcagaaagaGAAAGACCTCGTCTTCGTGGCCGGCGCCACCGGAAGAGTTGGCTCCCGAGCCGTAAGGGAGCTCATCAAGCTTGGCTTCCGTGTCCGCGCTGCCGTCAGGAACGCGGAGAGGGCGTCGTCCCTGGTGCAG AGCGTCCAGCAGCTGAAACTAGACGGCAACGCAGCAGCTGCGATTTCGC CCTCGGAGAAGCTTGAGATCGTGGAGTGTGATCTGGAGAAGCAGCCGCAGGACGGCATCGTTGAGGCCATCGGCAATGCTTCACTGGTGGTGTGCTCCATTGGTGCCAGCGAGAAGGAGATCTTGGATGTCACGGGGCCGTACCGCATCGACTACATGGCCACCACCAAGCTTGTACAAGCAGCCACTGCTGCACAGGTCGAGCACTTCGTCCTGGTTACATCCCTGGGCACCAACAGGATCGGCTTCCCTGCGTTCCTCCTCAA CTTGTTCTGGGGCGTTCTGCTCTGGAAGAGACGAGCTGAAGAAGCACTCATCGCCAGTGGCATCCCATACACG ATCATAAGGCCCGGAGGAATGGAGAGGCCGACAGACACTTTTAAGGAGACACACAACCTGGTGGTGGCAATGGAGGACACCTACGTGGGTGGCCTCGTCTCCAACCTCCAGGTGGCGGAGCTCATCGGATGCATGGCCAACAATAGGAGGGCGGCCTACTGCAAGGTGGTGGAGGTGATCGCCGAGACAACCGCGCCGCTGCTGCCAATGGAGCAGCTCCTCGCCGCCATCCCTTCCAAGAGG
- the LOC101764753 gene encoding probable pyridoxal 5'-phosphate synthase subunit PDX1.1: MASDGNGSGVVTVYGNNGAALLEPSKQSKSTFSVKVGLAQMLRGGVIMDVVTPEQARLAEEAGACAVMALERVPADIRAQGGVARMSDPGLIRDIKRAVTIPVMAKARIGHFVEAQILEAIGVDYVDESEVLTLADDAHHINKHNFRVPFVCGCRDLGEALRRVREGAAMIRTKGEAGTGNVVEAVRHVRSVMGDIRALRNMDDDEVFAYAKRIAAPYDLVMQTKQLGRLPVVQFAAGGVATPADAALMMQLGCDGVFVGSGIFKSGDPARRARAIVQAVTHYSDPNILAEVSAGLGEAMVGINLNDPKVERFAARSE; encoded by the coding sequence ATGGCTTCCGACGGCAACGGCAGCGGCGTGGTCACCGTCTACGGCAACAACGGCGCCGCCCTGCTGGAGCCCTCCAAGCAGTCCAAGTCCACCTTCTCCGTCAAGGTCGGCCTAGCGCAGATGCTGCGCGGCGGCGTCATCATGGACGTCGTCACCCCGGAGCAGGCGCGCCTCGCCGAGGAGGCCGGGGCCTGCGCCGTCATGGCCCTGGAGCGCGTCCCCGCCGACATCCGCGCGCAGGGCGGCGTCGCCCGCATGTCCGACCCGGGCCTCATCCGCGACATCAAGCGCGCCGTCACCATCCCCGTCATGGCCAAGGCGCGCATCGGCCACTTCGTCGAGGCCCAGATCCTTGAGGCCATCGGCGTAGACTACGTGGACGAGAGCGAGGTCCTCACCCTCGCCGACGACGCCCACCACATCAACAAGCACAACTTCCGCGTCCCCTTCGTCTGCGGCTGCCGCGACCTCGGCGAGGCGCTGCGCCGCGTCCGCGAGGGAGCCGCCATGATCCGCACCAAGGGGGAGGCTGGCACGGGCAACGTCGTCGAGGCCGTGCGCCACGTCCGCTCCGTCATGGGCGACATCCGCGCGCTCCGTAacatggacgacgacgaggtcTTCGCCTACGCCAAGCGCATCGCCGCCCCCTACGACCTCGTCATGCAGACCAAGCAGCTGGGACGCCTCCCCGTCGTCCAGTTCGCCGCGGGGGGAGTCGCCacccccgccgacgccgcgctcaTGATGCAGCTCGGATGCGACGGAGTCTTCGTCGGCTCCGGCATCTTCAAGAGCGGCGACCCtgcgcggcgggcgcgagccATCGTGCAGGCCGTCACCCACTACAGCGACCCGAACATCCTCGCCGAAGTCAGCGCGGGGCTCGGGGAGGCAATGGTCGGGATCAACCTCAACGACCCAAAGGTCGAGCGATTCGCCGCCAGATCCGAGTGA